The proteins below come from a single Desulfitobacterium metallireducens DSM 15288 genomic window:
- a CDS encoding Spaf_1101 family AAA-like ATPase has translation MKKPMRDEDAAYDAIEQRKEKFGTFYKTCFHLHTPESYDYKLMISWDQSRYNISSDQEVFEICLERNVFPYVLKIEDFEPTGPFDKYNSRKEVLSFLLLAEELIAKDIEIVVVSDHHTIKGVPKLEIAIKYLCQMRKRNIYPEVILGIEISCADKNHVVGIFENTNKNRQVINEWLEDNLLNLEEGSYETSREVLQFFSSAGGIGYIAHIDTSDIFKEKYLSGAYKQKLFSDEALHFIGLSDYDNLSYIKSKLMKYRSTEIKFLIDNDAHDLESIDKKCFWIKGSKRKYSMIKEALNDYDISISFTEERQNKQFIKGIYIENCIDGFLSGTNGKGNFCLNFSNALNCLIGGRGTGKSSVLEILEYVLSQRCESERLLDFICAHGNTWVLYDYQGDEFLIEMRMPYKTNKDENILRYFGQNLKDQYYFNYRFSKEDVEDFAFRQYIKISKVIYRDGDLWLETVLNKKEMLKKFFDTRYSVNELVNTASGEQINKFLYEVLFENKTLAKPADVIRVRSKSGLKKMLLNVKGALQQRQEAVNTIIDPFNADQQGILRIVYSQKKIPNGPDIGRWIFGMDYNEESSFHNYNITQENVIGYLLSLYDKLGIFEFLDMVTYGKIDEAKRLVNLLDFRTDMNQDLIDKGINELNSAKTSSFIKTIFSELITDSNINIIINYLRQYVEDIEEFSLEFNLNNREGNNEMSPLYKDVRTLSLGQKVVAMLSFILGYSEYSKDYRPLIIDQPEDNLDNQYIYKNLVKQLRGVKEKRQVIIATHNATIVTNAKADQVCIMVSDNNHGWVATTGYPGENRIKEHIINYLEGGKDSFLHKLSVYEEALGIQVRK, from the coding sequence ATGAAAAAACCAATGCGAGATGAAGATGCTGCATATGATGCTATAGAACAGCGGAAAGAGAAGTTTGGTACTTTTTATAAAACGTGTTTTCATTTGCACACTCCTGAGTCGTATGACTACAAACTAATGATTAGCTGGGATCAAAGCAGATATAATATCTCCTCCGATCAAGAAGTATTTGAAATATGTCTAGAGCGAAATGTATTTCCATATGTACTGAAAATTGAAGACTTTGAACCAACAGGACCATTTGATAAATATAATAGCAGGAAAGAAGTCTTATCTTTTTTACTTTTGGCAGAAGAATTAATTGCAAAAGATATAGAAATTGTTGTTGTTTCAGATCACCATACGATTAAGGGAGTTCCGAAGCTTGAAATAGCAATCAAATACTTGTGCCAAATGAGGAAGAGAAATATTTATCCTGAAGTAATCTTGGGCATTGAAATATCTTGTGCAGATAAGAACCATGTTGTTGGTATTTTTGAAAATACTAATAAAAATAGACAAGTAATAAATGAATGGCTGGAGGATAATTTACTTAATCTTGAAGAGGGTTCTTATGAAACGAGCAGGGAAGTATTGCAATTTTTCAGTTCTGCTGGGGGAATAGGTTATATTGCTCATATAGATACTTCAGATATATTCAAAGAAAAATATTTAAGCGGTGCCTATAAACAAAAGTTATTCTCTGATGAAGCACTGCATTTTATTGGGTTATCTGATTACGATAATCTCAGTTATATTAAGTCTAAATTGATGAAATATCGTTCAACAGAAATCAAATTTCTTATCGATAATGATGCGCATGATCTTGAATCAATCGATAAAAAGTGTTTTTGGATTAAGGGCAGTAAAAGAAAATATTCTATGATTAAAGAAGCTCTTAATGATTATGATATTTCTATTAGTTTTACAGAAGAAAGGCAGAATAAGCAATTCATTAAGGGTATATATATCGAAAATTGTATAGATGGTTTCTTGAGCGGAACAAATGGAAAAGGAAACTTCTGCTTGAATTTTTCAAATGCATTAAACTGCTTAATAGGTGGTCGTGGTACCGGGAAAAGCAGTGTTCTGGAAATTTTAGAATATGTTCTGAGTCAGCGGTGTGAATCTGAGAGATTACTTGATTTTATATGTGCACATGGAAATACATGGGTTTTATACGACTACCAGGGAGATGAATTCCTAATCGAAATGCGAATGCCATACAAAACAAATAAGGATGAAAATATACTTCGCTATTTCGGTCAAAATCTTAAGGATCAATATTATTTTAATTATCGATTTAGCAAAGAGGATGTTGAAGACTTTGCATTTAGACAGTATATAAAAATATCAAAAGTTATATATCGGGATGGTGATTTATGGCTTGAGACAGTACTAAATAAAAAGGAAATGCTTAAGAAGTTCTTTGACACTCGATATTCGGTTAATGAATTGGTCAATACTGCTAGCGGTGAACAAATAAACAAATTCTTATATGAAGTCCTTTTTGAAAACAAAACTTTAGCTAAACCAGCCGATGTTATTCGTGTTAGAAGTAAATCTGGTTTAAAAAAAATGCTTTTGAATGTGAAAGGCGCGCTGCAACAACGACAAGAAGCAGTAAATACCATAATTGACCCATTTAATGCTGATCAGCAAGGAATCCTTCGAATTGTTTATTCTCAAAAGAAAATTCCGAATGGACCTGATATAGGACGCTGGATTTTTGGAATGGATTATAACGAAGAAAGTTCTTTTCATAATTATAATATTACTCAAGAGAATGTCATTGGGTATCTGTTAAGCTTATATGATAAACTTGGAATTTTTGAATTCCTTGATATGGTGACTTATGGAAAGATCGATGAAGCGAAAAGACTAGTCAATCTATTAGACTTTCGTACGGACATGAACCAAGATTTGATTGATAAAGGAATAAATGAACTGAACTCAGCGAAAACAAGTAGTTTTATCAAAACTATTTTCTCTGAGCTTATCACTGATAGTAATATCAATATAATAATTAATTATTTGAGACAATATGTTGAAGATATTGAAGAGTTCTCCCTAGAATTTAATCTAAATAATAGAGAAGGCAACAATGAAATGAGTCCATTGTATAAAGATGTGAGGACACTTTCTCTTGGGCAAAAAGTTGTAGCAATGCTCTCTTTTATTCTAGGTTATAGTGAGTACTCAAAAGACTATAGGCCATTAATAATAGATCAACCGGAAGACAATTTGGATAATCAGTATATTTACAAGAATTTAGTTAAGCAATTAAGAGGGGTTAAGGAAAAGCGACAGGTTATTATTGCTACACATAATGCAACAATTGTCACTAATGCAAAGGCTGATCAAGTATGCATTATGGTATCAGATAATAATCATGGATGGGTAGCAACCACAGGATATCCAGGAGAAAATAGGATAAAAGAGCACATAATAAATTATCTTGAAGGTGGGAAAGATTCATTTCTACATAAGTTAAGTGTGTATGAAGAAGCTTTAGGAATTCAAGTAAGAAAATAA
- a CDS encoding TnsD family Tn7-like transposition protein, whose product MKNQLAFFPTPYEDEDFKSLIYRYHIRSCNVNIKYTLGELFNVKTHRVPHFPRNLNYLIERLTDNHSLTSDYLIQKHTLLALFLPFLSADVIVKLLSDVRHSNDGTKISTRMLPSIISKLIGYCPICLAEDYQRLGECYIHRVHQYDFVNVCPEHGAILITHCPICGIPLSDDYASFILSTPVCPNGHSLNGNREVTPTHIQLFDERIARDVKFIIDNVSNLNVDLLRQKMFERCTDKHYFKPSGAFDNNKLYNELQVESDQQLLRSVGLSLEYLSNRTAQKLLNITGRPKNPLLYILGMQYLGKSAKNFVFSKKRELDCSYGPWQCKNPYCPDFNKPGIAESKRKYRKERQKVILECSCPSCGYSYTISENVNEISGHDIDSVLSIGWRAALIILDYYLKNEKLDRVFASLRIKQKQQIIVEKKACYVIETAKQSSFNLSRLLSSSNELQFLNRVLSSKDIPYFIKDYITNPFGWKYGPKVEFNLEKDKLDLLESIRSYPDRESIVRNVGKCTYNKLMQKESAWMKEVLPSRNFNFKSLDWEQIDGELETVLEQVITKTYSFPPKNRIQKYTLIKQMTSRDKARIERFPYRLPRTIDRLNQSVESIESYQIRRIPDIIDRIRKSTWALTLENVLKYPVLLGCSQEVKELVLKELNLHILS is encoded by the coding sequence ATGAAGAACCAGTTGGCTTTTTTCCCGACTCCTTACGAGGATGAAGATTTCAAAAGTTTAATATATCGATACCATATCCGTTCTTGTAATGTAAACATTAAATATACTCTTGGAGAATTATTTAATGTTAAAACCCATAGGGTACCCCACTTTCCGCGAAACCTAAATTATTTAATTGAAAGATTAACGGATAATCATAGCCTTACTTCGGATTATCTTATTCAAAAGCATACTTTGCTGGCATTGTTCCTTCCATTTCTTTCGGCCGATGTGATTGTTAAATTGCTGAGCGATGTTAGGCATTCAAATGATGGAACAAAGATCAGCACTCGAATGTTACCTTCTATTATTTCCAAGTTAATAGGTTATTGCCCAATTTGTTTGGCAGAAGACTATCAACGATTGGGAGAATGTTACATTCATAGGGTTCATCAATATGATTTTGTAAATGTTTGCCCTGAGCATGGGGCAATCTTAATAACCCATTGTCCGATATGTGGAATACCCTTATCAGATGATTATGCATCATTTATTTTAAGCACCCCAGTTTGTCCAAATGGGCACTCTCTTAATGGCAACAGAGAAGTAACCCCTACCCATATTCAATTGTTTGATGAACGTATAGCTAGAGATGTTAAGTTTATTATTGATAATGTCTCTAATTTAAATGTAGATTTATTAAGGCAGAAGATGTTTGAGCGATGTACTGATAAACATTATTTTAAGCCTTCGGGAGCATTTGATAACAATAAATTATATAACGAGTTGCAAGTTGAATCTGACCAGCAACTACTAAGGTCAGTTGGGCTTAGTCTTGAATATCTATCAAATAGGACAGCACAAAAACTATTAAATATTACGGGTAGACCCAAAAATCCTTTGTTATATATTCTAGGTATGCAATACTTAGGCAAATCGGCTAAAAATTTTGTGTTTAGTAAAAAACGAGAATTAGATTGCAGTTATGGCCCATGGCAATGTAAGAATCCTTACTGCCCCGATTTTAATAAACCGGGCATAGCTGAATCCAAACGCAAATATCGAAAAGAGAGACAAAAAGTTATCTTAGAATGTTCCTGCCCGAGTTGCGGTTATAGTTATACTATTTCTGAAAATGTTAACGAGATTTCAGGACACGATATAGATTCGGTTTTATCAATTGGTTGGCGTGCTGCTCTTATTATTTTGGATTATTACTTGAAGAACGAGAAGCTGGATCGGGTTTTTGCAAGTTTAAGAATTAAACAAAAACAACAAATAATAGTAGAGAAAAAAGCCTGTTATGTAATTGAAACTGCAAAACAATCTTCTTTTAATCTCTCTAGGTTGCTATCTAGCAGTAATGAATTACAGTTTCTTAATCGTGTTTTAAGTTCGAAGGATATTCCCTATTTTATCAAGGACTACATAACGAACCCATTTGGATGGAAGTACGGACCGAAGGTTGAATTTAACTTAGAAAAGGATAAGCTTGATCTTTTAGAGAGTATCAGATCCTACCCTGATAGAGAATCGATTGTTCGAAATGTTGGAAAATGCACCTATAATAAATTGATGCAAAAAGAATCAGCGTGGATGAAAGAAGTACTCCCATCAAGAAACTTTAATTTTAAATCGCTTGACTGGGAGCAAATTGATGGTGAACTAGAGACAGTATTAGAGCAAGTTATTACTAAAACATATTCTTTCCCACCCAAAAACCGTATCCAGAAATACACTCTCATCAAACAAATGACAAGTAGAGATAAAGCAAGAATTGAAAGATTCCCGTATAGGTTACCGAGAACCATTGATCGCTTAAATCAATCAGTTGAATCTATAGAATCCTATCAGATTCGAAGGATCCCCGATATAATTGATCGGATCAGAAAAAGTACATGGGCGTTAACTTTGGAGAACGTACTTAAATATCCTGTCCTTTTGGGGTGCTCTCAAGAAGTGAAAGAGTTGGTTTTGAAGGAACTTAATTTGCATATTTTGTCATGA
- a CDS encoding heteromeric transposase endonuclease subunit TnsA: protein MAKRNRTTTERKKQIRINEGRGQGEGSDYIPWLKIQDVPSLGTVSRVKGWKTGRTHHLMSRNNELMYFYLLEWSPIVTDIREQYPLLPIERTLEIAESFNIEHPKDPHSKENIVMTTDFMITVDRGNGRELWARTIKPVEDLGKRVLEKFRIEHKFYEEQGIDWGIVTNQVIPRTLALNIEKIHDAYWIDNHGNIDEKIISLVAPTLFNTLKDSSLTLSKEALLQDKVYGFESGTCLFIVKHMLARKRWFTDMNNDINFNSHLQLDLKQQRSIDVG from the coding sequence ATGGCAAAGAGAAACAGGACTACTACAGAACGTAAAAAACAAATACGGATTAACGAAGGAAGAGGTCAAGGAGAAGGTTCGGACTATATTCCATGGTTAAAGATTCAGGATGTACCTTCGCTAGGAACGGTCTCAAGAGTAAAAGGTTGGAAAACGGGTAGAACCCATCATTTGATGTCCCGAAATAATGAGCTAATGTATTTTTACCTTTTGGAATGGTCGCCGATAGTAACCGATATTAGGGAACAATACCCACTTTTACCGATTGAGCGCACCTTAGAAATAGCTGAATCGTTCAATATAGAACATCCTAAAGATCCACATTCAAAAGAAAATATAGTTATGACTACTGACTTTATGATAACGGTCGATCGCGGAAATGGTCGGGAATTATGGGCAAGGACTATAAAACCGGTTGAAGATTTAGGAAAGAGAGTACTCGAAAAGTTTCGGATAGAACATAAGTTTTATGAAGAACAGGGTATTGATTGGGGAATAGTTACGAATCAAGTGATACCTAGGACTTTAGCTTTAAATATAGAGAAGATACACGATGCTTATTGGATAGACAACCATGGCAACATCGATGAGAAAATTATTTCTTTAGTTGCACCGACACTTTTTAATACTCTAAAAGATAGTTCTTTAACACTTTCCAAAGAGGCATTACTACAGGATAAGGTTTATGGATTTGAATCTGGAACGTGCTTATTTATTGTTAAACACATGCTAGCTCGTAAACGTTGGTTCACAGATATGAATAATGATATAAATTTTAACAGTCACTTGCAATTAGATCTAAAACAACAAAGATCAATAGATGTGGGGTGA
- a CDS encoding Mu transposase C-terminal domain-containing protein produces MENIFVNSIIEWQDDNRNITVERILWVSPNCSQLVIIDISDLSHLPEFREYKEIEAALEHGIARKLSIDPYSNFMRPVENISENSLKNRDKAWNIISNIVEIEPDIYDERRRGKLIDEVCRKFGIHKKMVYRYLKRYWVRGKTKNALLPNYSNCGAPGKEKNLSSVKLGRPRKVTREDPALTGINVNEIDKKNIRIAIKQWYLNTDQNSMAFAYKQMLENHYNSSVYFKNGVPIPILPSNDNVISFVQFRYWAQKEISKIDNAMQRRIGERKYNLQKRPLLGNSTSRASGPGAIFEIDATPTDVYLVSELDRKRIIGRAVLYIVEDVFTRLITGIYVGLEGPSWIGAMMALENAANNKVEFCAQYSIQIDESDWPCHSLPKSITGDRGEMEGKGPESLNDALGVRLDNTPPYRGDLKGIVEQNFRMGQRKIGPFVPGLIRKEIRERGEPDYRLCARLTVKAFTKIMIFTILEHNKKELHNYPLDKDMTVEGIPPIPLELWDWGIVNRSGFLHEKPRDIIRLNLLPRSEVSVTRQGIYFEKMYYGCDIALAEGWYEKATNRRFRVPICYDPRNMKYIYIPNRDGTEFIKCQRLPQFDRFDDMRLEEIQDQFFFEEVESHRRKTGQNQIGADTDAQIKTIIKEETELTEEVWPKDTSKASKLKDIKMNRKEEKEAIRQREAWELGEDILNQEHPAEVIPISRLRDSDKENITGNQETDPIMEMLQLQRNKRRK; encoded by the coding sequence TTGGAAAATATTTTTGTTAATTCAATAATTGAATGGCAAGATGATAATAGGAACATTACAGTTGAGCGTATTCTATGGGTTTCTCCTAATTGTTCTCAATTAGTAATAATAGATATTAGTGATCTTTCCCACCTTCCTGAATTTAGGGAATACAAGGAAATCGAGGCAGCATTGGAACATGGAATTGCAAGAAAGCTCAGCATTGATCCGTATTCCAATTTCATGAGGCCTGTAGAGAACATATCTGAAAATAGCTTAAAAAATCGTGATAAGGCATGGAATATCATCTCGAATATTGTGGAGATAGAACCAGATATTTATGATGAACGCCGAAGAGGGAAGTTAATAGATGAGGTATGCAGAAAGTTTGGAATTCATAAAAAAATGGTTTATCGTTATCTAAAACGATATTGGGTAAGAGGAAAAACAAAGAACGCTCTCTTGCCAAATTACAGTAATTGTGGTGCTCCGGGCAAAGAGAAAAACTTGTCAAGTGTAAAGCTTGGGCGCCCTCGAAAAGTAACACGCGAGGATCCAGCCTTAACAGGTATAAATGTTAACGAAATTGATAAAAAAAATATACGAATAGCCATTAAACAATGGTACCTAAACACGGATCAAAACTCAATGGCTTTTGCATATAAACAGATGTTAGAGAATCATTATAACTCAAGCGTTTATTTTAAGAATGGAGTACCAATACCGATTTTGCCGTCAAATGATAACGTAATAAGTTTTGTCCAGTTCCGTTATTGGGCTCAAAAGGAAATCTCCAAAATTGATAATGCAATGCAAAGACGTATAGGCGAAAGGAAATATAATCTCCAAAAGCGCCCATTATTAGGAAACTCGACGAGTCGTGCATCAGGTCCAGGCGCTATATTTGAAATTGATGCAACACCAACAGATGTCTATCTTGTTAGCGAGCTTGATCGAAAACGCATTATCGGTCGAGCAGTTCTTTATATAGTTGAAGATGTGTTTACACGTTTGATAACAGGGATTTATGTAGGCCTAGAGGGGCCAAGCTGGATTGGCGCTATGATGGCATTAGAAAATGCGGCAAATAATAAGGTTGAGTTTTGCGCCCAATACAGTATTCAAATTGATGAATCAGATTGGCCGTGTCATTCCCTTCCAAAATCGATTACTGGCGATCGTGGTGAAATGGAAGGCAAAGGCCCAGAGAGTTTGAATGATGCATTGGGAGTAAGACTAGACAATACTCCTCCTTACCGTGGTGATTTAAAAGGGATTGTGGAACAGAATTTTAGAATGGGGCAACGTAAGATTGGACCGTTTGTTCCAGGGTTAATTAGGAAAGAAATTCGTGAGCGAGGGGAACCAGACTATAGGCTTTGTGCCAGGCTTACTGTTAAAGCTTTTACTAAAATAATGATCTTTACGATTCTTGAGCACAACAAAAAAGAATTACATAACTATCCACTTGATAAGGATATGACGGTTGAAGGTATTCCGCCAATTCCCTTAGAACTTTGGGATTGGGGTATCGTTAATCGTTCAGGATTTCTCCATGAAAAACCACGCGATATCATCAGATTAAATCTTTTGCCTAGGTCAGAGGTATCAGTTACTCGTCAGGGAATTTATTTTGAAAAAATGTATTATGGGTGTGATATAGCGCTTGCGGAGGGCTGGTACGAAAAAGCTACAAATAGACGATTTCGAGTACCCATATGTTATGACCCGCGAAATATGAAGTATATTTACATACCCAATCGAGATGGGACAGAATTTATAAAATGCCAACGACTTCCTCAGTTTGATCGATTTGATGACATGAGGCTTGAAGAAATCCAAGATCAGTTCTTTTTCGAAGAAGTCGAATCGCATCGACGTAAAACGGGACAAAATCAAATTGGCGCTGATACGGATGCCCAAATTAAGACCATAATTAAAGAGGAGACAGAATTAACCGAAGAGGTTTGGCCAAAAGATACCAGTAAAGCAAGCAAGCTCAAAGATATTAAAATGAATCGAAAAGAAGAAAAAGAGGCAATCCGACAGAGGGAAGCATGGGAACTGGGAGAGGATATTCTCAATCAAGAACATCCAGCCGAGGTTATCCCTATTTCCCGTTTGCGGGACAGTGATAAGGAGAATATTACTGGAAATCAAGAAACTGATCCCATAATGGAAATGTTACAATTGCAACGTAATAAGCGGAGGAAATAA